A portion of the Homalodisca vitripennis isolate AUS2020 chromosome 2, UT_GWSS_2.1, whole genome shotgun sequence genome contains these proteins:
- the LOC124356085 gene encoding longitudinals lacking protein, isoforms A/B/D/L-like isoform X1: MLHKMKFVTVSPSGLSFHGFSCVVIFAGRAVKQFLCGCGRSYKHKHHLVQHLRYECGTEPAFPCPYCSFRTRRKGNLKSHLLFKHKQTGGGGSRRF; encoded by the exons ATGTTACACAAGATGAAATTTGTTACTGTTAGTCCATCGGGTTTGTCGTTTCATGGTTTTAGCTGTGTTGTCATATTTGCAGGAAGAGCAGTGAAGCAGTTCCTGTGCGGCTGCGGCAGGAGTTACAAGCACAAGCACCATCTCGTGCAGCACCTGCGCTACGAGTGCGGCACCGAGCCGGCCTTCCCTTGTCCGTACTGCAGTTTCCGAACCCGCCGCAAGGGCAACCTGAAGAGCCACTTGTTATTCAAGCACAAGCAG ACAGGAGGAGGAGGTTCGAGGCGGTTCTAA
- the LOC124356085 gene encoding longitudinals lacking protein, isoforms A/B/D/L-like isoform X2: MDSHGNLLFTCPDCTRAYRSKKALRSHIKFRCGKEPAFSCSFCTYKAHRKGDLKSHILFKHKETVVTISSMSVDL, encoded by the coding sequence ATGGACTCGCACGGGAACTTGCTGTTCACTTGTCCGGACTGTACGAGGGCGTACAGGTCGAAGAAAGCTTTACGGTCGCACATCAAGTTCAGGTGCGGCAAGGAGCCTGCGTTCTCCTGCTCGTTCTGCACGTACAAGGCTCACAGGAAGGGCGATCTCAAGTCGCACATCCTCTTCAAACACAAGGAGACCGTCGTCACCATATCTTCCATGTCTGTAGATCTGTGA